One Vanacampus margaritifer isolate UIUO_Vmar chromosome 20, RoL_Vmar_1.0, whole genome shotgun sequence DNA window includes the following coding sequences:
- the chchd7 gene encoding coiled-coil-helix-coiled-coil-helix domain-containing protein 7 isoform X2 produces the protein MDKNSRKLRNQDRNPCIEESDASHKCLDSYNYNKNMCTAYFQRYKSCRKYWHNLMVQRRGEGTKPDMPTAAERQEILSGIGGKPY, from the exons atggacaaaaattccAGGAAATTACGGAATCAAGACCGAAACCCTTGCATCGAA GAAAGTGATGCCTCGCATAAGTGTTTGGATTCTTACAACTATAATAAGAATATGTGCACAGCCTACTTCCAGAGATACAAGAGCTGTCGGAAATATTGG CACAACTTAATGGTGCAGAGGAGGGGCGAGGGTACGAAACCCGACATGCCCACTGCTGCAGAAAGGCAGGAGATTCTCTCCGGTATTGGAGGGAAGCCATACTGA
- the chchd7 gene encoding coiled-coil-helix-coiled-coil-helix domain-containing protein 7 isoform X1, with product MDKNSRKLRNQDRNPCIEESDASHKCLDSYNYNKNMCTAYFQRYKSCRKYWVSMRLLEFIGLNLGATVVVVVYLCEDSVTSTNNPACLSVGVLRVLDVSLLQRS from the exons atggacaaaaattccAGGAAATTACGGAATCAAGACCGAAACCCTTGCATCGAA GAAAGTGATGCCTCGCATAAGTGTTTGGATTCTTACAACTATAATAAGAATATGTGCACAGCCTACTTCCAGAGATACAAGAGCTGTCGGAAATATTGGGTATCTATGCGTTTACTAGAGTTTATTGGGTTAAACCTGGGAgcaacagtagtagtagtagtataccTGTGTGAAGACTCTGTAACTTCCACTAACAACCCAGCGTGTCTATCGGTCGGAGTCCTGCGGGTtctggatgtttccctgctccaacgcagctga
- the plag1 gene encoding zinc finger protein PLAG1 → MATGTQGHLVDPGVEKAKPAPPMGRRKRAEGKPKRNFPCQDCQKAFNSLEKLKVHSYSHTGERPYCCSHPGCAKAFVSKYKLLRHMATHSPEKTHKCSYCEKMFHRKDHLKNHLHIHDPYKEAFTCQECGKSYNTKLGFKRHLALHAANSGDLTCRVCLQPFPSTGVLLEHLKSHAGKSSGGTKEKKHPCEHCERQFYTRKDVRRHMVVHTGRKDFLCQYCAQRFGRKDHLTRHVKKSHPQELLRVKTEPADLLEPVAYDLLSGGVKGELPDALTTTPHQHNFYAGPILDSEPFPNAAHLLSLKYPLASNITSYAVSSQENLKGELESYLLELQSGLPSSSSAAQDPQLPICKLETGDHVDMLEESSEGRSLSKIATSVATAALASDSLASSSSLMDFSQLFNFLPLYNHAGVCEGQHTLNEDNLHLHLPQEPSEGPEAAQSPLQGQASFICNLSAPTTLPRFHQAFQ, encoded by the exons ATGGCCACAGGAACCCAGGGCCACCTCGTCGACCCAGGTGTGGAGAAAGCCAAGCCCGCGCCGCCCATGGGGAGGCGCAAAAGAGCGGAGGGGAAGCCAAAAAGGAATTTCCCTTGCCAAGACTGCCAGAAAGCTTTCAACAGTCTGGAGAAGCTGAAGGTGCACTCGTACTCGCACACGGGCGAGAGACCGTACTGCTGCTCCCACCCTGGCTGCGCCAAGGCTTTTGTCTCCAAATACAAGTTGCTAAG GCACATGGCAACTCACTCACCAGAAAAAACCCACAAGTGTTCATACTGTGAAAAAATGTTTCACCGCAAGGATCACTTAAAGAATCACCTCCACATCCATGACCCGTACAAGGAGGCGTTTACATGTCAGGAGTGCGGCAAGAGCTACAACACCAAGTTGGGCTTCAAACGCCACCTTGCCCTTCACGCCGCCAACAGCGGAGATCTCACCTGCCGAGTGTGCCTGCAGCCATTCCCGAGTACCGGAGTGCTTTTGGAACACCTCAAGAGTCACGCCGGCAAGTCGTCTGGTGGGACCAAAGAGAAAAAGCATCCCTGCGAGCATTGCGAGCGGCAGTTCTACACCCGTAAAGACGTCCGGCGCCACATGGTGGTTCACACGGGACGTAAGGACTTCCTTTGCCAATACTGCGCTCAGAGGTTTGGTCGGAAGGACCACCTGACGCGTCACGTGAAGAAGAGTCACCCTCAGGAGCTGCTGAGGGTGAAAACTGAGCCGGCTGATTTGCTGGAACCCGTTGCCTATGACTTGTTGTCCGGGGGCGTTAAGGGAGAACTCCCGGACGCGCTGACGACAACGCCGCACCAGCACAACTTCTACGCCGGCCCCATCCTGGACTCGGAGCCGTTCCCCAACGCCGCGCACCTGCTCTCTTTGAAGTACCCGCTGGCCTCCAACATTACCTCATACGCCGTCTCCTCGCAGGAGAACCTAAAGGGAGAACTGGAGAGCTACCTTTTGGAGCTACAGAGCGGCTTGCCCTCCTCATCCTCCGCGGCGCAAGATCCGCAACTCCCAATCTGCAAACTTGAGACGGGGGATCACGTGGACATGCTGGAAGAATCAAGCGAGGGAAGGTCCTTGTCCAAAATCGCCACGTCGGTGGCGACGGCTGCTTTGGCGAGCGACTCGCTCGCGTCGTCCTCCTCCCTGATGGACTTCTCGCAGCTTTTCAATTTCTTACCGCTATACAACCACGCGGGGGTCTGCGAGGGGCAGCATACGCTGAACGAAGACAACCTGCACCTCCACCTGCCCCAAGAGCCTTCCGAAGGCCCCGAGGCTGCGCAGAGTCCACTTCAAGGTCAAGCTTCTTTTATTTGCAACTTGAGCGCACCCACCACATTGCCCCGCTTCCATCAGGCTTTTCAGTGA